Genomic window (Equus asinus isolate D_3611 breed Donkey chromosome 8, EquAss-T2T_v2, whole genome shotgun sequence):
CAAGAAGGTAAGGTGGCTCCAGAGCACCCTGACCTCCAGAcacacagccctgccctccaggcctcctcctctcctccaatgAAAGACCTGAGACAGCCACCTGCCCAACGGCCCACCTGCTGGtactcaccaaaaaagaaaggaaaaaaaacacagcaggaaaagaacagcaagaggagaaagggagaggagggcacTGTGTGAGGATATCCAAAATCGCATCAGAGCCTTCTTCCTGAAGCCTTGCCCAGGCCCTGCCTGTGGCTCGCTCCTCTGACTTCCCACCACCTCTGGGCCCCCATACCCAAGATTACAATCCTTACTGCCCGACTAGCTGCGGGTTACCGCTCCTTCTCCCTAGCAAACAGGGTTCCCTGAAGGCTTCATTCATGCCTTCAACAAGGATTTAAGGAGCAGCTTGTCAGATGCTAGGGACACAAAAACTCCTAACACAGACAGACCTCACCAGCACCATGGACACTGACAATAAGCTGCAGAGGGAGCAGCTGCGAGCTAGAGCAGCCAAGAGGCCACAGCCAAGAGGCCAATGAGTAGGCGGGGAGGAGGGCAGAAGCAGGGGAGCCACCAGGTGACAGGGCCTCCAGGTCAAGGTGAAGTCTCTGGTTACACTCTGAGATCCTCTCTTGAAAGGTGTGGAGCTGAGGAATGACAGTGTCACACTGCAGTGCTGCCCTGCACATAGCTCCTAGTAGGGTGTATTTTCTCAACTGGAAAGTCACTGTCCACCGAGATTGGGGCAGGAACAGAAAAGGAGCCAGTCCCACTTACTGACCACATTGTGTGCCCTCCAGGGGCAGGTGCACAGCCAGCTAGGGGGAAGAGGTGCAGGACATAACTTAAGGGAGGACCTTAATAGGGTGGACCCTTAACCTAATATGACTgacaagaaaagaagagacacagagaaggccatgtgacactggaagcagagactggagagatgcagctgcaagccaagggaCACCAAGGACTGCCAGCAACACCAGGAGCTGAGAGAGAGGCCTGGGATGATTTCGCCCTCagagctctcagaaggaaccagccctgccaaccccttgatttcagacttctggcctcgaCAACCGTGCAAGAATAAACCTCTACTGTTGGAGGCCTCTGGGTGTGAGGCACCTTGTTACGGCAGCTCTAAGAAACCAATACAGGAGCAAAGGGGGCATCAGCCAAGGAGGAGCCAAGATGCTGCGCGCCCGGCCCAGGGTGGCAGATCTGCCCGAGCTGAGAGCTGGCTGGATTCCCTGTAGGTTATGACTGACATTCGGCACGTGGAGGGTGGGAGGCacagaggaatcaaggatgactccaaggtttgGACGGAGTTGCCATGACAGGGGTGGCCTGGCTGTTGGAGGCACAGGTTCGCCAGGAGAGCTCCAGAGTTTGGTCTTGAATACGTCTAGCGTGAGATGTCTACTAGACTTCCAAGTGGAGATACAAAAGTCTGAAGTTCAGGAAAGAGGTCTGCACtggaaacataaataaatgttggTGCGGTCAATATACAGACGGCATGAAAGCTGAGCGGTAGGCGCCATCCCCCAGGGCGCGAGTGTGACCAGAGAGCAGAGGTCCCAGATGAAGCCCCTGGACAGCCAACTACAGAGATGGAACCCGGAGCCagcagaggggtggggagaggagggaccCGCCGGGGCCCACGTGCTCCCCGCCGCCGGCGCAGGCCCAGACCGCCTCCCCGGCTCCCCAGGACATCAGAGGGAGCGTTCCGGAAAGCCCCGGGCCCACGCGCCCAGGACTGACCTGGGCCGCGCGCGCACCTGGGGGCCTGAAGCTTACCCGGCGCGCGCCTGAGCGCCGTCCGGCAGCCACGCCCCGCCCAGACCTCTGGTTGACCGGCCCGGCCGCGGCCGCCCGCGTCCccagccccgcgccccgcccggcccgcaCTCACGTAGCGGGTGCACATGGCCACGGCGAGGTTGCGCAGCTGCGGCGTGGCCCCCACCCACAGGAAGAGCGAGTCCGTCAGCCGCATGACGTGGAAGTGCACTAACTGCTCCCACAGCCGCGCGCTGAAGTTGTGCAGGGACACGTCCCCGGCCGCGCCGGCCCGCGGCCCCTCCATGCCGCCCGCCGGCCCGGCCGACCGCGCCGGACCCCTCTCGCCGCGCCGCCACAGCCGCCGGCCCGGCCAGACCCGAGCAGGCGAGCGCCGAGAGGCCGAGCGCGCCTTCGCTGTCCGTCCCGAGCGCGGGCGGGGCTGTCCGGGGGGCGGGGCcatggggcgggggcgggggcggggccgggctgcTCGCGCTCGCCGCACGGAGAGCCCCGGCAGCGCGGCCCCACCGGCCTCCGCCGGCGCTCGGATGCGCCGATGGGCGCGCGGGGAAAGCCCGCTGCCGCCACGGCCCGGTGGGGCTGGGctccggcggtgggctcaggaaGCCCACGGCGCCCGGCAGGACTCATGTTCGCTTGTTCCTTCCTTCCCGCTCCCACTATTGTTGAGGAGCAGCACTGCTGTCCTGGAGCAGGCCACATCTTCCCAGAGAGTGACACGTCGCCCTACAAAGACAATCGCCTTTACTTTACTAGTTCCCTAAGCGCTCCGAGAGCTGCCACCTCCCATCAAGCCGCCTTTGCTTTGGTTTACCAAAATCCTCCTCCTAGCAGCCCTGTAACTCCAGGGAGGCCTTGGACGTCCTGGCCTTAAGAATGGCAGGGATACTGAGAGAAAGCCTCTACAAAGGAAAATTGCGTCGACTGAGTTAGCGGGAGGATGAGGGGCCACTCTTGGACTCAGGCCCCCCTAAGCTGCAGTCGCGTACAGCCGTGGGCCTTGGACTAAccttttaacctctctgagactcaagttccctcatctgcaaaacggagATAAGAATAGGTACCTCTCAGAGGAGGGGACAGGATTATGAGCGAGTACATGGGAAACACGGTTGATGCTACGGGACCCTTTAATCTTAGTCACTTTGGGACACTGCAGAGTTGATATAAGGAAGCCTTCAATGTGTTAAGAGAGAATGTGGTAAAAGCAAACGGCCCATTTTGTCAGATTCTGTTACAAGCAACTGTTGAACTACATTGAAGTTTAAAAGGGTATTTTTACAGGTTTGTTCTATTTGCTAATTATCAATGATTCAATTGTATAGCTAATTTTCAAGTCAATATTTTTTAagagctttattaaggtataatcaACATACAataactgcacatatttaaagtatacaaattGAAGTTTGGACACGTGTAACTCATGAAATCATCTCTGTAATCAAGATGGCACATCCATCATCCCCAAAGCTTTCCTCAAGCCCCTTCCTGCCTCGTCCCCAACCACTGATCTGCATTTCGTCACtacagattagtttgcattttctagagttttatataaatggaattatatagtaaGTGCAATTTTGTTTGTCTGCCTGTTCACCCatagttattttgagattcatgtaGGTTGTTGGgtatatcagtagttcattcctttttatgcctgagcactatcccattgtatggatgaaCCACTAATTGTTTATCTCTTCACATGTTGATGTTCATTTGGGCTGTCTCCAGTTTGGGGATATTACAGTAAAGCTGCTGCGAACATATGTGTAGAAGTAAGTCTctgtatggacatatgctttcacgTCTCGTAGACCAATACCAAGGAGTAGAATGGTTGTATTATATACTAGTTGTATGTGTAACCTTTTAAGAACCTGTTaagctgttttccatagtgatcgTACCACTGTACATTCCtgtcagcagtgtatgagagttctgagtcctccccatcctcaccaaACAGCCAGGACCATGTCAActacttggtatggtcagtctctttcattttagccattgtaAGAGGTATAtagtggtagctcattgtggctttaattttcagtttcttaattcCTAATGAACCTCAATTCATACtgtacaccatacacaaaaatgaactcaaaattgTTCATaaacataaaacttaaaactataaaacttctagaagaaaacatgggagaaaacatttataaCCTTTAATTAAACAAAGCTTCCATAGATAAAACTccaaaagcatgatccacaaAAGAAGAATTGATAACCTGGACTAATGGAGTGGATGATCTCACCACTCCTCACCTCTGAGGTCCTCTAATGCTTTGTCCTCCTGGAAAACGGACACAGTCTTTAAAATGGAGAGTTTCTATCTAAGAATCTGAAAGAACTCTCTGGGGTAACTAAGATAACTGGTTAACACCCTATTGCCTCACCGGCCTCCCACGTCCACCAGCACAGTCAAAGCgtgctcctctctgctcctgcaGCTGGCCTCTGAGCACCACAGGGAGACCCACGTGACCCAGCAGACGTGGGCACAACCAGTCATGCCACCCAACACCATGCCACCCGACATCAGCTGCCCCTTCAACACTGCCCTGCAGTCCTTAGATTGCGTCCTCTCTCCTTTGAGGACTAGTCTCCTCAAGCCCTAACCCTACCCAAGACCTAGTTCAGCAGCTGACCTTGCTTCtgattttacaaagaaaacagaggTTATGGGGGTTGATTTCCCCAACTCCTTGTCCGTCTACTCAGACCCTTAGCTAACCCCATTCTGACCGCCTTCTCTCCCCCTTATTACGGTGAGAAATGCCCCACCTCTTGTCAAAGGTTAATCTACCCATCTGTGCTCTGACACTGTTGTCCATGTCCTCAGGAACCTGACTCCATCAACCGTGGCAGCTTCCCCACTGATTCTGTGGTGGACTCTGAGGTGTGCCACCAGATTCCTCTTCAGGAAAGGACTTGTctcatctgctggaaatgctgtTAGCAGAAAACCTTCTACCGTCACCTCTTTTGGAGTCTGCATCCCCTTCCCCGTGCAGCCCAAATCCAGTGATTGATAGAGGCAGCAGTAGAAAGGCAAGGCCATTCCACCACAGTGCAGGACAGTGATGGACTGTTTTCAGTCCAGAGTACCCATAGGATCAGCTGAGGCTGACTACTACAAGCGTAGTATTTACCTTATACTATCAGAAGAAATTAAGGATGGATGATCAAGACGCTGAGGGCAGTCACCTCAATAAAATCTTATGGTCCCTTGCTCACTTTCTGGACCTGGAACCCAAGAACTGAAGAGCTGGCCGGGTCCCCTGCAAAACCATGGCAGGTATACACAGTATGAGCACCCAACCCTTCCCCAAAGGGACCAACGGCCATTTACTCAGATAACAGTACACTAGGGAAAGAGGACGATCCAGTCATTTCAAGGGTCAGAGTTGGAATTGAGATCTGGAGACCTGAAGTGTCATCATGGTCCTCCTGTTAGAGTGGGGTCATGGAGGAACCAGCCATAAGTGGAGTCCTGGCCAACGATCCATTGGGTCTGCAGACCTATCTGGGGCCACTTGCCTGGTCCCTGAATATGTAATTGGGACAGACATACTTGGAAGTTGGCACAATCCCCACCTTGGGTCCTTGGCCTGTGGGCTAAGAACCATTGCAGTGGAGAAAGCCAAATGGAAGCCTATGAAACTGCCCCTTCCTCAGCTAAGCAATATTGCATCCAGGGAGGATGGTGGAAATGAGGGCCACCCTTAAGGATCTAAAGGATGCAGTGGTGGTGGTCCTCATCCTGTCTCTGCTTCACCAGTTGAATCCTGGAAGACGGCAACAGACTACCATAAACTCAACCAAGAAGCCATCCCAAGTGCAGCTGCCACAGCACATGTGGTGTCCTTGCTAGGGCAGTATAAGAAGGCCTCAGGTACATGGCACGTGGCCAAGTATTTGGGAAATACATTATTTTCTGTTCCAATCAGAAAAGAGGAGCAGAAACAGTTTGCATTCAGATGGGATTGTCAACAATATTCATTTACAGCTGTGCCCAGGACTATGTTAACTCCCCACCCTCTGTCACAGTGTAGTCCGAAGAGGCCTAGACTGTCTAGACATTCCAGAAAATATCACATTGCTGCATTACGTCGCGGTCACCTCTGTTTCACCAATGCCTTGTCTTCAGTTCACACCTATGGCCATATGGGGAATGTCACAGA
Coding sequences:
- the PSMG4 gene encoding proteasome assembly chaperone 4 isoform X1 — its product is MAPPPGQPRPRSGRTAKARSASRRSPARVWPGRRLWRRGERGPARSAGPAGGMEGPRAGAAGDVSLHNFSARLWEQLVHFHVMRLTDSLFLWVGATPQLRNLAVAMCTRYDSIPVSTSLLGDTSDTTSTGLAQRLARKTNKQVFVSYNLQNTDSNFALLVENRIKEEMEAFPEKF
- the PSMG4 gene encoding proteasome assembly chaperone 4 isoform X2, which codes for MAPPPGQPRPRSGRTAKARSASRRSPARVWPGRRLWRRGERGPARSAGPAGGMEGPRAGAAGDVSLHNFSARLWEQLVHFHVMRLTDSLFLWVGATPQLRNLAVAMCTRYDSIPVSTSLLGDTSDTTSTGLAQRLGSKKSQTSFLCKQ